From the Brassica napus cultivar Da-Ae chromosome A8, Da-Ae, whole genome shotgun sequence genome, one window contains:
- the LOC106361410 gene encoding cytochrome P450 81F4-like: MFYYVILPLALLVIAYKFIFSYRTQRFNLPPSPPHSLPIIGHHRLIKPPVHRLFHGLAKTHGPIFYLRLGTRRAVVISSSALARECFTGHNDVVVSNRPRFLTSKYIAYNYTTIATTPYGDHWRNLRKICSLEIVSSKRLANFLHIRKEEIHRMLMRLSRDALISKEVELESLFYDLTFNNIVRMVTGKIYYGEDASDKAEADTFKKLIAYITSTSGARHPGEYLPFLKIFGRSFEKKVKAVGEAMDAILQRLLDECRGNKDGNTMVNHLLSLQQQDPEYYSEVIIKGLMLGIMFAASETSAVTIEWAMASLLNHPELLEKLKLEIDEKIGQDRLIEETDIPNLPYLQNVVSETLRLYPAAPLLVPRLTVEDIKIGGYDVPRETMVMVNAWSIHRDPELWTEPERFNPDRFNGGGEGEKDDVRMLVTFGSGRRMCPGAGLANKIVTLALGSLIQCFDWGRVNGKKIDMTEGPEMAMRKVVPLRAMCQLRPVMNKLLTESKV; encoded by the exons ATGTTTTACTATGTGATTCTCCCTTTAGCTCTTCTTGTCATTGCTTACAAATTCATCTTCAGCTATAGAACACAGCGTTTCAACCTCCCTCCCTCTCCGCCTCACTCTCTCCCCATTATCGGCCACCACCGCCTCATTAAACCTCCCGTCCACCGTCTCTTCCATGGACTCGCCAAAACACACGGCCCAATATTCTACCTCCGACTAGGTACCCGCCGTGCGGTTGTCATCTCTTCCTCCGCACTCGCAAGAGAATGTTTCACGGGTCATAACGACGTGGTTGTATCAAACCGCCCTCGTTTCCTAACTTCCAAATACATCGCTTACAACTACACAACCATTGCGACCACACCTTACGGTGACCACTGGCGTAACCTCCGCAAAATATGCTCCCTCGAAATCGTCTCCTCAAAACGTCTCGCAAACTTTCTCCACATCCGCAAAGAGGAAATCCACCGCATGCTCATGAGACTCTCACGTGACGCACTCATCAGCAAAGAGGTCGAGCTCGAGTCCTTGTTTTACGATCTAACGTTCAACAACATCGTTAGGATGGTTACGGGGAAGATCTATTACGGAGAAGATGCTAGTGACAAAGCAGAAGCAGATACGTTCAAGAAACTCATTGCTTATATTACTAGTACTAGTGGCGCGAGGCACCCCGGTGAATACTTGCCATTCTTGAAAATATTTGGAAGGAGTTTTGAGAAGAAAGTGAAAGCTGTAGGAGAAGCCATGGATGCGATCTTGCAGCGTCTGCTTGATGAGTGTAGAGGAAATAAAGACGGTAACACAATGGTTAATCACTTGCTCTCATTGCAACAACAAGACCCAGAGTATTACAGTGAAGTCATCATCAAAGGCCTAATGCTG GGTATCATGTTTGCCGCATCAGAAACATCGGCAGTGACAATAGAGTGGGCGATGGCGAGTTTGTTGAATCATCCAGAGTTGTTGGAAAAGTTGAAACTAGAGATTGACGAGAAAATCGGACAAGACCGCTTGATCGAGGAAACAGACATTCCAAACCTGCCTTACCTCCAAAACGTTGTGTCGGAGACACTCAGGCTATATCCAGCAGCGCCGCTTCTTGTGCCAAGATTAACAGTAGAGGACATCAAGATCGGAGGCTACGATGTGCCTCGTGAGACGATGGTCATGGTGAACGCGTGGAGTATACACAGGGATCCAGAACTGTGGACTGAACCAGAGAGGTTTAATCCAGATAGGTTTAACGGTGGAGGAGAAGGAGAAAAGGACGATGTCCGTATGCTGGTAACCTTTGGAAGTGGACGGAGAATGTGTCCAGGCGCAGGATTAGCGAACAAGATTGTCACGTTGGCGTTAGGATCTTTGATTCAATGCTTTGATTGGGGAAGAGTCAATGGGAAAAAGATTGATATGACCGAGGGTCCAGAGATGGCAATGCGTAAGGTGGTGCCGTTACGAGCCATGTGTCAGCTTCGACCCGTTATGAATAAGCTTCTTACC